In Campylobacter vulpis, a genomic segment contains:
- a CDS encoding ferritin produces the protein MLSSEVVKLLNEQINKEMYAANLYLAMSSWCYENSFDGAGAFLFAHASEESEHAKRLITYLNETDSKVELEAVKKPEQNFSSLLDVFEKTFAHEQGITKSINNLVEHMLAHKDYATFNFLQWYVSEQHEEEALFRGIVDKIKLMSDNGNGLYLADQYIKTLLSK, from the coding sequence ATGTTATCAAGTGAAGTGGTGAAGCTTTTAAATGAACAGATTAACAAAGAAATGTATGCGGCAAATTTGTATCTTGCTATGAGTTCTTGGTGTTATGAAAATAGCTTTGATGGTGCGGGAGCGTTTTTATTTGCCCACGCGAGTGAGGAGAGTGAGCACGCTAAACGCCTTATCACTTATCTCAACGAGACAGACTCTAAGGTTGAGCTTGAGGCTGTTAAAAAGCCTGAGCAAAATTTCTCTTCTTTGCTTGATGTTTTTGAAAAGACTTTCGCACACGAACAAGGCATTACTAAGTCTATTAATAATCTAGTCGAGCATATGTTAGCACACAAGGATTATGCGACTTTTAATTTCTTGCAGTGGTATGTGAGTGAGCAGCACGAGGAGGAGGCTCTTTTTCGTGGGATAGTCGATAAAATCAAGCTTATGAGTGATAATGGCAATGGACTTTACCTAGCCGATCAATACATCAAAACTTTACTTTCTAAATAA